One window from the genome of Spirosoma rhododendri encodes:
- the fabG gene encoding 3-oxoacyl-ACP reductase FabG yields the protein MRLENRVAIITGAARGIGRGAAERFCQEGATVIIWDVLPDGEATARELTQQGYRCDFMTVSTTDVPAIEAAARDVIDRYGRIDILINNAGITRDKSLLKMSYGEWQQVIDVNLTGVFNCTKVVAPYMVEQQYGRIICTSSINGVHGAFGQTNYAAAKAGIIGMVRSWAKELGPKGITANAVAPGFIQTAMTDAMPEDVKAKAIATIPARRIGQPADIANAYLFLASDESSFVNGHVLAVNGGQAI from the coding sequence ATGAGACTTGAAAATCGGGTTGCCATCATTACCGGAGCCGCACGCGGTATCGGGCGCGGAGCCGCCGAACGGTTCTGCCAGGAAGGAGCCACCGTTATCATCTGGGACGTGCTGCCCGACGGTGAAGCCACCGCCCGCGAGCTGACCCAACAGGGCTATCGCTGCGATTTTATGACCGTCAGTACCACCGACGTGCCCGCTATCGAAGCGGCTGCCCGCGACGTGATCGATCGCTACGGCCGCATCGACATACTCATCAACAACGCGGGTATCACGCGCGACAAAAGCCTGCTCAAAATGTCGTACGGCGAATGGCAACAGGTGATCGACGTGAACCTGACGGGGGTGTTCAACTGCACGAAAGTCGTAGCACCCTATATGGTCGAGCAGCAGTACGGCCGGATCATCTGCACCTCGTCGATCAACGGCGTACACGGCGCGTTTGGGCAAACCAACTACGCAGCCGCCAAAGCGGGCATTATCGGCATGGTACGGTCGTGGGCGAAAGAACTGGGACCGAAAGGCATCACGGCCAACGCTGTTGCGCCCGGCTTTATCCAGACCGCCATGACCGACGCTATGCCGGAAGATGTGAAAGCCAAAGCCATCGCCACGATTCCTGCCCGGCGCATCGGTCAGCCCGCCGACATCGCCAACGCATACCTGTTCCTGGCGTCCGACGAGTCATCCTTCGTCAACGGTCACGTGCTGGCCGTCAATGGTGGGCAGGCGATCTGA
- a CDS encoding aldose epimerase family protein, producing MFVSTRFLLTVLTGGLLMMNSCSPKKDAEQKAGIEKASFGTLSDGQAVDLYTLHNAAGMTAKISTYGGAIVSLTAPDKEGKFEEVTLGMDSLAGYEKGVPFFGALIGRYGNRIAKGKFTLDGKAYTLPTNNGPNSLHGGAKGFDKRVWAATPIDGDEPALKLTYVSKDGEEGYPGALSVEVTYTLQKDNALKIDYKATTDKPTVVNLTNHTYFNLTGGVKRDILDHVVTIYADKFIPVSKDLIPTGQLQPVAGTPFDFTQPRVIGKSINDSTDVQIKNGGGYDHAWVLTDSSKTMKKVATVMEPTSGRVMEVQSTEPAVQFYTGNFLDGTLEGRGVTFKKRFALCLETEHYPDSPNQPNFPSTVLRPGQTYQTTTIYTFSAK from the coding sequence ATGTTTGTTTCAACCCGATTTCTGCTGACCGTACTAACCGGTGGCTTACTGATGATGAATAGCTGTTCCCCCAAGAAAGATGCTGAGCAAAAGGCCGGTATCGAAAAAGCGTCGTTCGGAACCCTGTCGGATGGGCAGGCCGTCGATCTGTACACCCTGCACAACGCGGCCGGTATGACCGCCAAAATTTCTACGTACGGCGGTGCCATCGTGTCGCTGACGGCCCCCGATAAGGAGGGCAAGTTTGAGGAAGTGACGCTGGGAATGGATTCGCTGGCGGGTTACGAAAAAGGCGTTCCGTTCTTTGGGGCGCTGATCGGCCGCTACGGCAACCGGATTGCGAAGGGGAAATTTACGCTCGACGGTAAGGCGTATACGCTGCCAACCAACAACGGCCCCAACAGTCTGCATGGTGGCGCGAAAGGCTTCGACAAACGCGTTTGGGCGGCTACGCCCATCGATGGCGACGAACCGGCGCTGAAACTGACCTACGTATCGAAGGATGGTGAAGAAGGTTACCCCGGCGCGCTGAGTGTGGAAGTGACCTATACGCTGCAAAAAGACAACGCGCTGAAGATCGACTACAAAGCCACGACCGATAAGCCGACCGTCGTAAACCTGACCAACCATACGTATTTCAACCTGACGGGTGGTGTGAAGCGCGATATCCTCGATCATGTCGTAACGATCTACGCCGACAAATTTATCCCCGTCAGCAAAGACCTGATCCCGACCGGGCAGCTGCAACCCGTAGCCGGTACACCCTTCGACTTTACCCAGCCCCGCGTCATCGGCAAGAGCATCAACGACTCGACCGACGTGCAGATCAAAAATGGCGGTGGCTACGACCACGCCTGGGTGCTGACCGACAGCAGCAAGACAATGAAAAAGGTGGCTACCGTGATGGAGCCAACGAGCGGCCGGGTGATGGAGGTGCAGTCGACCGAACCGGCGGTGCAGTTCTACACCGGCAACTTCCTCGACGGTACGCTGGAAGGACGGGGTGTAACGTTTAAAAAACGCTTTGCCCTTTGCCTCGAAACCGAGCATTATCCTGATTCGCCGAACCAGCCCAACTTCCCTTCGACGGTGCTGCGGCCGGGTCAGACATACCAGACCACGACGATCTATACTTTCTCGGCTAAATAA
- a CDS encoding YybH family protein — translation MRYLSVLVLLLLTLPGFAQQKETSADKDRRAILLILKQQTVDWNSGRTERFMNGYWRSDSLTFVGKAGITYGYKATLANYKKRYPSRAAMGQLKFDILQIDFPAPNIAYVIGAYHLTRPQVGNADGHFTLLWRKLKGQWFIISDHSSQD, via the coding sequence ATGCGCTACCTGTCCGTTCTCGTACTTCTGTTACTCACGCTGCCCGGCTTTGCCCAGCAAAAAGAAACCTCCGCCGATAAAGATCGCCGGGCCATTCTGCTGATCCTGAAACAGCAAACTGTCGACTGGAACAGCGGCCGGACTGAGCGGTTTATGAATGGCTACTGGCGTTCGGATTCGCTGACGTTTGTGGGCAAAGCGGGCATCACCTACGGTTACAAAGCCACGCTCGCCAACTACAAAAAACGCTATCCCAGCCGGGCGGCTATGGGCCAGCTTAAATTCGACATTCTCCAGATCGACTTTCCGGCCCCAAACATCGCTTACGTCATCGGCGCCTACCACCTGACCCGCCCGCAGGTCGGCAATGCAGACGGCCATTTCACGCTGTTGTGGCGCAAACTAAAAGGTCAGTGGTTCATCATCAGCGACCACAGCAGTCAGGACTAG
- a CDS encoding ScyD/ScyE family protein: protein MRYKLPVLPFLLAGCVLSSCQDHQLTAPIQPTVTTLVRGLVGPIGVETDASGRVFVSEQGTGNNDGRVSEIAPDGTIRPVVTGLYSFRRPDNELDATDHLLAADGMLYILNAKGLYTISLASINAGNASVAASSLTPENIQQFVIDYNFAQDTGESHLYNMTLGPDGALYFADAAANAVIRRSKTGQLSVVTAVPGIPNPTPVGPPVIQSVPTGITYDSRQFAMSTLLGFPFPAGKAMIYRMDLGGNTTVFQQTFNSLVDIENDGIGNYLVLEFGTFGAQGFTPKTGRLLRAKGSSSDVILDNLNMPTDLKVADNHTAYLLSMGDGTLSKITF, encoded by the coding sequence ATGCGCTACAAACTTCCTGTATTGCCGTTTTTGCTGGCTGGGTGCGTTCTCTCCAGTTGCCAGGATCACCAGCTTACCGCCCCCATCCAGCCGACAGTGACTACACTGGTCAGGGGGCTGGTGGGTCCGATTGGGGTAGAAACCGACGCCAGTGGGCGGGTCTTTGTGAGCGAACAGGGAACGGGTAACAATGACGGTCGCGTATCGGAAATTGCGCCGGACGGTACGATACGGCCTGTGGTTACGGGCCTGTACTCGTTCAGACGCCCCGACAACGAGCTGGATGCAACCGACCACCTGCTTGCCGCCGATGGGATGCTGTACATCCTGAACGCGAAGGGGCTGTACACGATTAGTCTTGCTTCAATCAACGCTGGTAATGCGTCGGTTGCCGCAAGTAGTCTAACTCCGGAAAATATTCAGCAGTTTGTGATCGACTACAACTTCGCGCAGGACACGGGCGAATCGCACCTGTACAACATGACTCTGGGCCCCGATGGCGCACTGTATTTCGCCGACGCAGCCGCAAATGCGGTCATCAGGCGGTCGAAAACCGGGCAATTGAGTGTTGTGACGGCGGTGCCGGGCATCCCCAACCCAACTCCTGTTGGCCCACCGGTTATCCAGTCGGTTCCGACGGGGATTACCTACGATAGCCGACAGTTTGCCATGAGTACCTTGCTGGGTTTTCCCTTCCCGGCTGGCAAGGCGATGATCTACCGTATGGACCTCGGGGGTAACACCACCGTGTTCCAGCAAACGTTCAACAGTCTGGTCGATATTGAGAACGACGGAATCGGTAATTATCTGGTGCTCGAATTTGGTACGTTCGGGGCGCAGGGATTCACGCCAAAGACGGGCCGGTTATTACGGGCAAAAGGCTCCAGCAGCGACGTGATTCTGGATAACCTCAATATGCCGACCGACCTGAAAGTGGCCGACAATCACACCGCTTACCTACTGAGCATGGGCGACGGAACGCTGTCGAAAATCACGTTTTAA
- a CDS encoding ThuA domain-containing protein — protein sequence MSIVRFLLFLPLLFLSISGQAQKKPSFRVIAFYTAKNDQAHISFVHEANRWFPKMAAQHGFQYDSTSDWTNLNANFLSRYQVVLFLDTRPDDPAQRAAFQQYMERGGGWMGFHFSAFALTPSTYPQNWNWYHDTFLGSGQYGSNTWRPTSAILRVEDPKHPATRHLPRTFKASPNEWYRWQNDLRKNSDIDILLAVDSTSFPLGTGPKPHEIWHSGYYPVVWTNKRYRMLYLNMGHNDIDYEHGTNQELSSTFSSPEQNQLILDGLLWLGARSH from the coding sequence ATGTCGATAGTTCGATTCTTATTGTTTTTACCGCTGCTGTTTCTCTCGATTAGCGGTCAGGCGCAGAAAAAACCGTCTTTCCGGGTTATCGCGTTCTACACCGCAAAAAACGATCAGGCGCACATCAGCTTCGTGCATGAAGCCAACCGCTGGTTTCCGAAAATGGCAGCACAGCACGGCTTTCAGTACGATTCAACCAGCGACTGGACTAACCTGAACGCCAATTTCCTGTCGCGCTATCAGGTCGTGCTGTTTCTCGACACGCGTCCCGACGACCCGGCGCAGCGGGCGGCATTTCAGCAATACATGGAGCGGGGCGGGGGCTGGATGGGCTTTCACTTTTCCGCCTTTGCCCTGACACCATCGACTTATCCGCAGAACTGGAACTGGTACCACGACACGTTTTTGGGCTCGGGTCAGTACGGCAGCAACACCTGGCGACCGACCTCGGCCATTCTGCGCGTCGAAGACCCGAAGCATCCCGCTACGCGCCACCTGCCGCGAACGTTTAAAGCGTCGCCGAATGAATGGTATCGCTGGCAGAACGACCTGCGGAAGAACTCTGACATCGACATTCTGCTGGCTGTCGATTCAACGAGCTTTCCGCTTGGTACTGGTCCCAAACCGCACGAAATCTGGCACAGCGGCTACTACCCCGTCGTCTGGACGAACAAGCGGTACCGCATGCTGTACCTCAACATGGGCCACAACGACATCGACTACGAACACGGTACCAATCAGGAGCTATCGTCGACCTTTAGCAGTCCCGAGCAGAACCAGCTAATTCTGGATGGGTTGCTGTGGTTGGGAGCGAGGTCGCACTAG
- a CDS encoding outer membrane beta-barrel protein, with product MKTVVGVVIAVIMVLLSAYSGFAQGKFSLSVSGAPTYSYLKAKQTFLLPGNSNGNIIPVDVSSRITGRGYTVGVMGKYEFVPRWSVSTGVWMSYTRTDMPSVETNTPSVDFIVGQTRGRNVQVPVLVNFQSSTRRLSPYFSAGALLSFRSTNYLNIGNDQEIRIKTGKHAVTVVPTVGVGAIYRMSNHLSLAVQPTFNYYLPQGTYSSYFSGRASLQTQVFYTF from the coding sequence ATGAAAACTGTCGTTGGTGTCGTCATTGCGGTCATAATGGTGTTGCTGTCAGCCTACAGCGGCTTTGCTCAGGGCAAGTTTTCGCTGTCGGTCAGCGGGGCCCCAACGTACAGTTATTTAAAAGCTAAACAGACGTTTTTACTGCCAGGTAACAGTAACGGGAATATAATTCCTGTTGACGTTTCCAGTCGGATAACTGGTCGGGGGTATACGGTTGGGGTGATGGGTAAGTATGAATTTGTGCCACGCTGGTCGGTGTCGACAGGTGTCTGGATGAGTTATACCCGGACGGATATGCCAAGTGTTGAGACAAATACACCCAGTGTAGACTTTATTGTTGGTCAGACTCGTGGGCGTAATGTTCAGGTACCGGTACTGGTCAATTTTCAATCATCGACCCGGCGACTGTCGCCCTATTTCTCGGCAGGAGCTTTACTGAGTTTTCGGTCAACAAACTACCTGAACATTGGCAACGATCAGGAGATACGGATTAAGACGGGTAAACATGCCGTGACGGTCGTGCCAACCGTCGGGGTGGGGGCTATTTACCGAATGAGCAATCACCTGTCGCTGGCCGTTCAGCCAACGTTCAATTATTACCTGCCACAAGGTACGTATTCGTCGTATTTTTCGGGCCGGGCCAGTCTGCAAACGCAGGTGTTTTATACGTTTTAA
- a CDS encoding sugar phosphate isomerase/epimerase family protein: MQRRDFIRQSALLTAGALTLSQTSLLAGAPAKTISPFGVQLYSVRDVIGKDPKGVMTQLAQMGYKQFESYSGQQGFLWGMTPAEMKSFLKDIGVNMVSTHFNYGQQKDNDSELQKSFDMAKGAGLTYILCPYIGPQKSFDDWKRIADRFNVVGEMARKSGMKFGYHNHDYSFKPLDGKIPQEYLLANTDPKNVMFELDLCWIDVAGQDTEAHLKKYGKRYELCHIKDYKKVDGKPVQNDLGKGAVDFKKTLRVAMENGMKYYIVEQEEYPGEVLVSMKNDAEYMKTLSV, translated from the coding sequence ATGCAACGACGCGATTTTATCCGGCAGTCAGCCCTGCTGACCGCTGGCGCTCTTACCCTCAGCCAAACCAGCCTACTGGCTGGTGCTCCTGCTAAAACCATCAGTCCATTCGGCGTACAGCTATACAGCGTACGCGACGTTATCGGCAAAGACCCCAAAGGCGTGATGACGCAGCTGGCTCAGATGGGCTATAAACAGTTTGAAAGCTACAGCGGTCAGCAGGGCTTTCTGTGGGGCATGACGCCCGCTGAGATGAAGTCATTCCTCAAGGACATCGGCGTCAATATGGTCAGCACGCACTTCAACTACGGCCAGCAGAAAGACAACGACAGCGAACTGCAAAAAAGCTTCGATATGGCGAAAGGCGCGGGCCTGACCTATATCCTCTGCCCGTACATCGGCCCGCAGAAGTCGTTCGACGACTGGAAACGCATTGCCGACCGGTTCAACGTCGTTGGCGAAATGGCCCGAAAAAGCGGGATGAAATTCGGCTATCACAACCACGACTACTCGTTCAAACCACTCGACGGCAAGATTCCGCAGGAGTACCTGCTGGCCAATACCGACCCCAAGAACGTGATGTTCGAGCTGGACCTGTGCTGGATCGACGTAGCGGGTCAGGACACCGAAGCGCACCTGAAAAAGTACGGCAAGCGCTACGAACTCTGCCACATCAAGGATTACAAGAAAGTGGATGGCAAACCCGTGCAGAACGACCTCGGCAAAGGAGCCGTCGACTTCAAAAAGACGCTGCGCGTCGCGATGGAAAACGGCATGAAGTATTACATCGTCGAGCAGGAAGAATACCCCGGTGAGGTATTGGTCAGCATGAAAAACGATGCTGAGTACATGAAGACGTTATCTGTGTAG